One genomic window of Maribacter aquivivus includes the following:
- a CDS encoding pyridoxal-phosphate dependent enzyme, protein MTKQDLLDCHKRIAPFVHKTAILTSRLVDKEVGAQVFFKCENFQRAGAYKMRGATNAILQLSEEQKKSGVVTHSSGNFAQALSLAAQSVGVTAHIVMPSTAPEVKKVGVREYGGKIYECEPTVQARQAFADEIGLKTGATFVHPSNDINVILGQGTAALELLKKQPDLDFIFCPVGGGGLIAGSALAASYFGNNCKVYGAEPFEADDAYRSLQSGKIESNETTNTIADGLKTMLGDKNFPIIKELVSGIVRITEDEIVAAMKLVWERMKIIIEPSSAVTVAAVLKQSKEQPEVFQNKKIGIIISGGNVDLSNLPF, encoded by the coding sequence ATGACAAAACAAGACCTTTTAGATTGTCATAAACGAATAGCTCCATTTGTTCATAAAACAGCTATTTTAACTTCTAGACTAGTTGATAAAGAGGTTGGTGCTCAAGTATTTTTTAAATGCGAAAATTTTCAAAGGGCAGGCGCATACAAAATGCGTGGTGCTACCAATGCAATTTTACAATTATCAGAAGAGCAAAAGAAAAGTGGAGTAGTAACACATTCGTCCGGTAATTTTGCCCAAGCTTTGTCATTAGCGGCGCAGAGTGTTGGTGTTACAGCGCATATAGTAATGCCAAGTACAGCGCCAGAAGTCAAAAAAGTTGGAGTAAGAGAGTATGGTGGTAAAATATATGAGTGTGAGCCAACCGTTCAAGCAAGGCAAGCGTTTGCTGATGAAATAGGATTGAAGACAGGAGCTACTTTTGTGCATCCATCCAACGATATCAATGTTATTTTAGGGCAAGGTACTGCTGCATTAGAGTTGCTTAAAAAACAACCCGATTTAGATTTTATATTTTGCCCAGTAGGTGGTGGCGGTCTCATTGCAGGTTCTGCGTTGGCAGCTTCATATTTTGGAAATAATTGTAAAGTTTATGGTGCTGAGCCGTTTGAAGCAGATGACGCATACCGCTCTCTACAAAGCGGTAAAATAGAAAGTAATGAAACAACAAATACCATTGCAGACGGATTAAAAACAATGTTGGGAGATAAGAATTTCCCAATAATAAAGGAGCTCGTGAGCGGTATCGTTAGAATTACCGAAGATGAGATAGTTGCTGCGATGAAGCTAGTTTGGGAACGTATGAAAATTATCATAGAACCTTCTAGTGCGGTAACTGTGGCTGCAGTTTTGAAACAATCAAAAGAGCAGCCAGAAGTTTTTCAGAATAAAAAAATTGGTATTATAATATCTGGTGGTAATGTAGATCTTTCTAATTTACCTTTTTAG
- a CDS encoding DMT family transporter produces the protein MKNIDQKWIYLVVLSLIWGSSFILIKRSLVGYTPLQVGGLRIVFASILLFVLGFKSLKTLSKTDWKWVAIAGLCSSFFPPFFFALAQMEISSGITSILNSVAPLFTTLVGIALFGLSLKGRQVLGVLIGLFGTIVLIAAGMDDNVNQNYWYSLFIIVAALGYAFNINIIKKYLSHLTPLAVTTASFGVAFLPALIILIYTGVFQQFAGDSAMHEAIWYIMALAFLGTALANILFNKLIKLSSPVFAASVTYLIPLVAVLWGFLDGENISILQLLGGLIILFGVWLVNRKKVIVLQK, from the coding sequence TTGAAGAATATAGATCAAAAGTGGATTTACCTAGTTGTTCTGTCACTTATATGGGGTTCTTCCTTTATATTAATTAAACGGTCTTTAGTTGGTTATACGCCACTACAAGTTGGTGGGTTAAGAATCGTATTTGCATCTATATTGTTATTTGTACTTGGTTTTAAATCTTTAAAAACCCTTTCAAAGACCGATTGGAAATGGGTGGCTATCGCAGGGTTGTGTAGTTCATTTTTTCCTCCTTTTTTCTTTGCATTGGCACAAATGGAAATTAGTAGTGGAATTACGTCTATTTTAAACTCTGTAGCGCCTTTGTTTACCACCTTGGTGGGTATAGCGCTTTTTGGACTTTCGCTTAAAGGGAGACAAGTTTTAGGGGTTTTAATAGGTCTTTTTGGTACTATAGTTCTTATTGCTGCGGGTATGGATGATAATGTGAACCAAAATTATTGGTATTCCTTATTTATTATTGTTGCTGCATTGGGTTATGCTTTTAATATCAACATCATTAAGAAGTATTTATCTCATTTAACTCCGTTAGCAGTAACGACGGCAAGTTTTGGAGTGGCATTTCTACCAGCATTAATTATATTGATTTATACAGGGGTGTTTCAGCAGTTTGCGGGCGATAGTGCTATGCATGAGGCTATTTGGTATATTATGGCATTGGCTTTTTTAGGTACAGCTTTGGCGAATATTCTATTTAATAAATTAATAAAATTATCTAGTCCTGTATTTGCGGCATCTGTAACGTATTTGATTCCTCTTGTGGCGGTGTTATGGGGGTTTTTAGATGGCGAAAATATCAGTATTCTACAGCTACTAGGCGGACTCATCATCTTATTTGGTGTTTGGCTAGTAAATAGAAAAAAAGTAATAGTTCTTCAAAAATAA
- a CDS encoding head GIN domain-containing protein yields MKKIIFTLLAVTFVIGSLQAQEKTFNVKSFDKLIVSPHIELNLVEGEEESVVIDNAKISLDKINVEVEGRTLRLYLDGAKVVTKSERISTDKWRGSKSIYNGTMASVTVTYRKLENLSIRGEEIVRCKNLFNADDFKMSLYGAAKVYFDSVSIDELTVAIYGSSYLEIGEGNVARQVFRAYGESEVNTEGMVADETKITAYGESNFRVNVIERLKVTCYGETNINYTGNPEVDKGLIFGEATIRKIG; encoded by the coding sequence ATGAAAAAAATCATATTTACGCTACTCGCAGTAACCTTTGTTATAGGTAGTTTACAGGCTCAAGAAAAAACATTCAATGTAAAATCTTTTGATAAACTAATTGTTAGTCCGCATATAGAATTAAATCTTGTTGAAGGCGAAGAAGAAAGTGTTGTTATTGATAATGCAAAAATATCGTTAGATAAAATAAATGTAGAAGTAGAAGGTAGAACGCTGCGGTTATACTTAGACGGTGCTAAGGTGGTAACCAAATCTGAACGCATTTCAACTGATAAATGGCGCGGCAGCAAATCAATTTATAATGGCACTATGGCTTCTGTTACGGTTACTTATAGAAAACTAGAAAATCTATCTATTAGGGGAGAAGAGATAGTAAGATGTAAAAATCTGTTCAATGCCGATGATTTTAAAATGTCGTTATACGGAGCGGCAAAAGTGTATTTTGATTCAGTTTCTATAGATGAACTAACAGTAGCAATTTATGGTAGTAGCTATTTAGAAATCGGTGAAGGTAATGTGGCGCGTCAAGTATTTAGAGCATATGGGGAGAGTGAGGTAAATACAGAAGGTATGGTTGCAGATGAAACTAAAATTACCGCTTATGGCGAAAGTAATTTTAGGGTAAATGTTATTGAAAGGTTGAAAGTAACCTGCTATGGAGAAACAAATATTAATTATACTGGTAACCCAGAAGTAGATAAAGGATTAATATTTGGAGAAGCAACAATTAGAAAAATAGGATAA
- the rplU gene encoding 50S ribosomal protein L21 produces MYAIVEMAGQQFKVAKDQKVYVHRLQVEEGKKVTFDNVLLLADGSNVTIGAPAIDGAAVEAKVVKHLRGDKVIVFHKKRRKGYRKKNGHRQSLTEIVIESIISKGAKKTETKKAEPKAKKVEEKAAPVAAKPKAKKATGKADDLKKVEGIGPKIAETLNNAGISTFAELAKTDAAKISEIIADVRGNHVTDTWPKQAQLAADGKWDELQKWQDELDGGVAK; encoded by the coding sequence ATGTACGCAATTGTAGAGATGGCAGGGCAGCAGTTTAAAGTTGCAAAAGACCAGAAAGTGTACGTTCACCGTTTACAGGTAGAAGAAGGTAAAAAAGTCACTTTTGACAATGTACTTCTTTTGGCTGATGGATCGAACGTTACTATCGGCGCCCCGGCTATAGACGGAGCCGCAGTAGAGGCTAAAGTCGTTAAACACCTAAGAGGTGACAAAGTAATCGTTTTTCATAAGAAAAGACGTAAAGGTTACAGAAAGAAAAATGGACATCGTCAGTCTCTTACAGAGATTGTAATCGAGTCAATTATTTCTAAAGGAGCTAAAAAAACTGAAACTAAAAAAGCTGAACCAAAGGCTAAAAAAGTTGAAGAAAAAGCAGCACCAGTTGCAGCTAAGCCAAAAGCTAAAAAAGCTACAGGTAAAGCTGATGACTTGAAAAAAGTTGAAGGTATCGGACCAAAAATCGCTGAGACCTTAAACAATGCAGGTATTTCTACTTTTGCTGAATTAGCAAAAACAGACGCAGCTAAAATTTCTGAAATTATTGCTGACGTTCGTGGAAATCACGTAACTGACACTTGGCCAAAGCAAGCACAATTAGCTGCTGATGGTAAATGGGACGAGTTACAAAAATGGCAAGACGAATTAGATGGTGGTGTAGCTAAATAA
- a CDS encoding DUF4199 domain-containing protein, with the protein MNNYALPIRFGVAASGSLIAYFLILSLLGLHVNVFYSLFNAVITGFAIYESIKYYKLKKANDFTYAGGFMAGLITGGVATLIFTLFFTLYSTELQPGFLEELSTKWASTYRSFEAIVFLVVAVMGFTTSLVLTLSFMQLFKTSNTRRMKSA; encoded by the coding sequence ATGAATAACTATGCTCTACCAATTAGATTTGGCGTCGCTGCCAGTGGTTCTTTGATTGCTTATTTTTTAATTTTGTCATTACTTGGGCTACATGTAAATGTATTTTATAGTCTTTTTAATGCAGTAATTACAGGCTTTGCCATTTATGAATCCATTAAGTATTACAAATTAAAAAAGGCGAATGATTTCACATATGCTGGCGGTTTTATGGCAGGTTTAATAACAGGTGGTGTAGCAACTTTAATATTTACGCTATTTTTTACATTATATTCCACCGAGCTTCAACCAGGTTTTTTAGAGGAACTATCTACAAAATGGGCAAGTACTTATCGTAGTTTTGAAGCTATTGTATTTTTAGTGGTTGCAGTAATGGGTTTTACGACAAGCTTAGTATTGACACTATCTTTTATGCAACTATTTAAGACTTCGAACACTAGAAGGATGAAGAGCGCGTAA
- a CDS encoding heavy-metal-associated domain-containing protein gives MKFKVLFLFVTIFTLATNASLAQEDATLPAEIESSFSSTILVGIDGMACQEGCADKISSNLMETEGVVSSEISFENKNGLITFDPTIISIEEVKAVITNTKVKDYVYTINAITTKDN, from the coding sequence ATGAAATTCAAAGTATTATTTCTATTTGTGACCATATTCACACTGGCGACCAATGCTTCTTTAGCTCAAGAAGATGCTACTTTACCTGCCGAAATTGAAAGTAGCTTTTCAAGTACTATTCTAGTTGGTATAGATGGTATGGCTTGCCAAGAAGGTTGTGCCGATAAAATTTCTTCTAATTTAATGGAGACCGAAGGTGTAGTTTCTTCAGAAATTAGTTTTGAAAATAAAAACGGACTAATAACTTTTGACCCTACGATCATTAGTATTGAAGAGGTAAAAGCTGTTATTACCAACACCAAAGTTAAAGACTACGTTTACACCATAAATGCTATTACTACAAAAGACAACTAA
- a CDS encoding M16 family metallopeptidase, which translates to MKMKLLLVSAIFLYGFTGLAQEVAYEEYNLENDLHVILHQDNTAPIISISVFYHVGSKDEDPQRTGFAHFFEHLLFEGTENIEKGEWDKIVSANGGSGNATTNEDRTYYYEVFPSNNLELGLWLESERMLHPVINQKGVDTQNEVVKEEKRLRVDNSPYGKFIENIKKNLFQSHPYKETVIGKMADLDAATLDEFKAFQKKFYSPNNAVLVIAGDFETENAKKLISDYFKDIPKGAKITRSFPKENPITTEINAKAYDSNIQIPASMIAYRTPGLKNRDSQVLEMISTYLSDGPSSKLYKKMVDEEKQALQIGAIPVTLEDYGMYIVFALPVGETSLSTLNTSIETEVEKLRNDLISENDYQKLQNKFENQFVNSNSSIEGIAESLAEYYALYGDTSLINKEIEVYRSITREEIKEVANKYLKPNQRLVLEYLPEQNTAN; encoded by the coding sequence ATGAAAATGAAATTACTACTGGTTTCGGCTATATTCCTTTATGGTTTTACCGGACTCGCACAAGAGGTTGCCTACGAAGAGTACAACCTTGAAAACGATTTACACGTTATTCTACATCAAGACAACACCGCCCCTATTATTTCCATCTCTGTATTTTACCACGTAGGATCTAAAGACGAAGACCCACAAAGAACAGGATTTGCACACTTTTTTGAACACCTACTTTTTGAGGGTACCGAAAATATTGAAAAGGGAGAATGGGACAAGATAGTATCCGCAAACGGTGGGTCAGGTAATGCCACTACCAATGAAGATAGAACTTACTACTATGAAGTTTTTCCTTCTAACAATTTAGAATTAGGTCTTTGGCTAGAATCTGAAAGAATGCTTCACCCTGTTATTAACCAAAAAGGTGTTGACACGCAAAATGAAGTAGTCAAAGAAGAAAAAAGACTTCGCGTTGATAATTCTCCTTACGGAAAATTCATAGAAAACATTAAAAAGAATCTATTTCAAAGCCATCCTTATAAAGAAACTGTTATTGGAAAAATGGCAGACTTAGATGCCGCTACTCTAGATGAATTCAAAGCTTTCCAGAAAAAATTCTATTCTCCTAACAATGCCGTTTTGGTTATTGCAGGAGATTTTGAAACCGAAAATGCCAAAAAGTTGATTTCAGATTATTTTAAGGATATCCCTAAGGGAGCAAAAATTACAAGAAGCTTTCCAAAAGAAAATCCTATCACAACAGAAATTAATGCAAAGGCTTACGACTCTAACATTCAAATACCGGCTTCTATGATTGCTTATAGAACTCCCGGCCTAAAAAATAGAGATAGCCAAGTACTAGAAATGATTTCTACCTATTTATCTGACGGTCCATCTTCAAAACTTTACAAGAAAATGGTAGATGAAGAAAAACAGGCATTACAAATCGGTGCCATACCGGTAACCTTAGAAGATTACGGTATGTATATTGTTTTTGCACTTCCGGTGGGTGAAACTAGCTTGAGCACGCTTAACACTTCTATTGAAACTGAAGTTGAGAAATTGAGAAATGACCTTATTTCTGAAAATGATTATCAAAAACTACAGAACAAGTTTGAAAATCAGTTTGTAAATAGCAATTCTAGTATTGAAGGTATTGCAGAATCTCTTGCTGAGTATTATGCACTTTATGGAGATACATCTCTTATCAACAAAGAAATAGAAGTTTACAGATCTATTACAAGAGAAGAAATCAAAGAAGTTGCCAACAAGTATTTAAAACCTAACCAAAGGTTAGTATTAGAATATTTACCTGAACAAAATACTGCAAACTAA
- the rpmA gene encoding 50S ribosomal protein L27, producing the protein MAHKKGVGSSKNGRESESKRLGVKIFGGQAAIAGNIIVRQRGTRHNPGENVYAGKDHTLHARVDGLVKFTKKAGGKSFVSIEPFEA; encoded by the coding sequence ATGGCACATAAGAAAGGTGTAGGTAGTTCGAAAAACGGTAGAGAATCAGAATCAAAACGATTAGGAGTTAAGATTTTTGGTGGTCAAGCTGCAATCGCTGGTAACATTATTGTTAGACAGAGAGGAACAAGACACAATCCTGGTGAAAATGTTTACGCAGGAAAAGACCATACTTTACACGCACGTGTAGATGGTTTAGTAAAGTTTACTAAAAAAGCTGGTGGAAAATCATTTGTTTCCATTGAGCCTTTTGAAGCATAA
- a CDS encoding TonB-dependent receptor, giving the protein MKKPVLFFLLLFLPFILLAQSGNIQGVVTDENGLYLPGANAIIPSLSKGSITDFDGKFTIVDVPEGTYSIKISYLGYADLSQEVTVVAHQTVSIRLSVEQKSVELEGVEVSAYGLSGQSKALNTQKTNLNITNVVSTDQIGKFPDANIGDAVKRIPGITMQMDQGEARNVIVRGLSPQLNSVTLNGSRIPSAEGDNRNVQMDLIPADMIQSIEVSKAVTPDMDADALGGSVNLITRTSPQGFRLSATLGSGINFITDKPILNGSVLLGDRSKNDKFGWMISVSGNDNDFGSDNVEAEWTDEFEYNTGIEDGDGEPILEEVDVDPYVNVYEQREYLVQRIRRSFSANLDYKFDANNTVFLKTMYNWRDDRENRFRLEHEILDAEDIEESDFIITDGVPTRFPVEVKRQSKGGIDSGRNKNRRLEDQRMQNYSLGGNHLWGNLKVDWMTSFAKASEERLNERYAEFESEYSINNDVLNSRYPRYSVVNTADAALENFEYSEITEENQYTEEEDLNVFVNFEIPADIFSQGEGSLKFGARGRFKSKLRDNNFYEFDLEDDFPTLATVPVKDYSDPDYLAGSQYQIGSFASEAWLGALDLNIADGELIVDEFAPSNFNVNEDVLAGYIMLNQKLSEKFSVLVGVRLENTKLESKGNRVIYIEEDEDAGIDEAVLVEEVIGENSYTNVLPGVHLKYDVSTNTILRFAWTNTLARPNYQDLIPRAEVINEDKELVLGNADLNPTTSMNFDLMAEHYFESVGLISGGLFYKNIDEFIYTFIYEAPDDNLGAGTEGYDVFQPLNGDSATIFGMEFAFQRQLDFLPGFARNFSLYLNYTYLSSSADGIRNEDGDERSDLDLPNTAPNMFNGSLGYADKNFSARLSANFSDSYIDEIGGNDFEDRYYDTQMFLDFNATFQINKNLSVYADLNNITNQPLRYFQGVKERTQQIEFYGQRFSLGLKYDLFKK; this is encoded by the coding sequence ATGAAAAAACCAGTATTATTCTTCTTGCTCTTATTCTTGCCTTTTATTTTACTTGCCCAATCTGGTAACATTCAGGGCGTCGTTACCGATGAAAATGGATTGTATTTACCCGGGGCAAATGCTATTATCCCTTCATTGTCAAAAGGTTCAATTACAGACTTTGATGGGAAATTCACAATAGTAGATGTTCCAGAAGGCACCTATTCTATAAAAATATCTTACCTAGGATATGCAGATTTATCACAAGAAGTTACCGTAGTTGCTCACCAAACCGTTAGTATTAGGTTATCTGTAGAACAGAAAAGTGTGGAACTTGAAGGTGTTGAGGTATCTGCTTATGGGTTAAGTGGTCAGTCAAAAGCCTTGAATACCCAAAAGACCAATTTGAATATAACCAATGTAGTATCAACTGATCAAATAGGTAAATTTCCTGATGCAAATATTGGAGATGCGGTAAAAAGGATTCCTGGTATAACCATGCAAATGGATCAAGGTGAGGCAAGAAATGTAATTGTTAGAGGTTTATCACCTCAATTAAATTCCGTGACATTAAATGGTAGCAGAATACCCTCTGCTGAAGGCGATAACAGAAATGTTCAGATGGATTTGATACCTGCTGATATGATTCAATCTATAGAAGTAAGTAAAGCGGTTACACCAGATATGGATGCAGATGCATTGGGTGGTTCTGTAAACTTGATAACAAGAACATCTCCGCAAGGTTTTAGACTTTCTGCAACATTGGGGTCAGGTATTAATTTCATTACAGATAAACCCATTTTAAATGGCTCGGTTCTTTTAGGTGACCGCAGTAAAAATGATAAGTTTGGTTGGATGATTTCAGTCTCTGGTAATGATAACGATTTTGGCTCTGATAATGTAGAGGCAGAGTGGACAGATGAGTTCGAATATAATACTGGAATTGAAGATGGAGATGGAGAACCAATTTTAGAAGAAGTAGATGTTGATCCTTATGTAAATGTATATGAGCAACGAGAATATTTGGTACAGAGGATAAGACGTAGTTTTTCGGCAAATTTAGATTATAAATTCGACGCTAATAATACTGTGTTTCTAAAAACAATGTATAATTGGAGAGATGATCGTGAAAACAGATTTCGTTTAGAGCATGAGATTTTAGATGCAGAAGATATTGAAGAAAGCGATTTTATTATAACCGACGGTGTACCTACAAGATTCCCTGTAGAAGTCAAAAGACAATCTAAAGGTGGTATTGATAGTGGTAGAAATAAAAATCGCCGCTTGGAAGATCAACGAATGCAAAATTACAGCTTAGGGGGAAATCATCTTTGGGGTAATTTAAAAGTAGATTGGATGACTTCTTTTGCTAAAGCATCTGAAGAGCGTTTAAATGAGCGTTATGCAGAGTTTGAATCTGAATATAGTATTAATAATGATGTATTAAATTCTAGGTATCCAAGATATTCGGTAGTAAATACGGCAGATGCTGCTTTAGAAAATTTCGAGTATAGTGAGATTACTGAAGAAAATCAGTATACAGAAGAAGAAGATTTAAACGTATTTGTAAATTTCGAAATTCCAGCTGATATTTTTAGTCAAGGTGAAGGCAGCTTAAAATTTGGTGCAAGAGGTAGATTTAAATCCAAATTAAGGGATAATAATTTTTATGAATTTGATTTAGAAGATGATTTTCCAACCTTGGCGACAGTACCCGTAAAAGATTATAGTGACCCAGATTATTTGGCAGGGAGTCAATATCAAATAGGTTCATTTGCGAGTGAGGCTTGGCTAGGTGCTTTAGATTTGAATATTGCAGATGGCGAGTTAATTGTAGATGAGTTTGCGCCAAGCAACTTTAACGTAAATGAAGATGTGCTTGCTGGTTATATTATGCTAAATCAGAAGCTATCTGAAAAATTTAGTGTTTTGGTTGGGGTGAGATTAGAGAATACGAAGCTGGAATCTAAGGGTAATAGAGTTATTTATATAGAGGAAGATGAAGATGCTGGTATAGATGAGGCTGTGCTGGTAGAAGAAGTAATTGGTGAAAATTCATATACAAATGTGTTACCTGGTGTGCATTTAAAATATGATGTATCTACAAATACCATTTTAAGGTTTGCATGGACCAATACATTGGCAAGACCAAATTATCAAGATTTAATTCCAAGGGCAGAAGTAATTAATGAGGACAAAGAATTGGTTTTAGGAAATGCAGATTTGAACCCAACTACATCTATGAATTTTGACCTTATGGCAGAGCATTATTTTGAAAGTGTAGGTTTAATTTCTGGAGGTTTGTTCTACAAGAATATAGATGAATTCATTTATACATTTATATATGAGGCACCAGATGATAATTTAGGTGCAGGAACAGAAGGCTATGATGTTTTTCAACCATTAAATGGCGATAGCGCTACAATTTTTGGGATGGAATTTGCATTTCAGCGTCAGTTAGATTTTCTACCAGGTTTTGCTAGAAACTTTAGTCTTTATTTGAACTACACTTACTTATCATCTTCTGCCGATGGTATACGAAATGAAGATGGCGATGAGCGTAGCGATTTAGATTTACCAAATACGGCACCCAATATGTTTAATGGGTCTTTAGGTTATGCAGATAAAAATTTCAGTGCAAGATTATCGGCAAATTTTTCTGATAGTTATATTGATGAAATCGGCGGTAACGATTTTGAAGATAGGTACTACGATACTCAAATGTTTTTAGATTTTAATGCTACTTTTCAGATTAATAAAAATCTTAGTGTGTATGCAGATTTAAATAATATAACCAATCAGCCATTGCGTTATTTTCAAGGAGTTAAAGAGCGTACACAGCAAATCGAATTTTATGGACAGCGTTTTAGCTTAGGCTTAAAATACGACCTGTTTAAAAAATAA
- a CDS encoding M16 family metallopeptidase produces MKTTYILFLTLFSVITLQAQVDRSVMPTPGPAPEINLGEPQSFNLNNGLKVLVVENHKLPRVSMQLSIDNPPILEGDKAGTASLTGSLLGLGSKNITKEAFNEEIDFLGARLYFSSQGAYAQSLSKYFSRMMELMADAAINPNFTQEEFDKEKDKLITGLKSEEKVVSSISSRVQRALAYGKNHPYGEFTTEETVNNVTLGDVEEFYREYFVPANAYLIVIGDVNFEEVKTLTETYFTSWTKAVPPSFSYSQPKNVPNTQINFVDMPNAVQSEITVQNIVNLKMSDDDYIAALLANQILGGGSDSRINLNLREDKGYTYGAYSSLGNDKYGPSRFAASVEVRNTVTDSSVVQLLKEIELINTQPVKDEELKTTKALYAGSFIMALEDPETIARYALNVEKENLSKDFYKTFLEKLDKISKEEVETAAKKYFNVDNARVIVVGKGSDILSSLQNINFKGKKLPVLAYSKTADRVETPDYNAAIPTDVSAQSVLEKYIEAIGGKSKLEGVNTLAMMAEAEMQGMKLNLNIKKTSSDQLMQDVQMMGNSVSKQVLNGDKGYMIVQGQRKDLAGEEIKTFKGESAPFSELQLLSDNTITLEGMEMVGDKNAYKLKVGENKSAFYDAETGLKLQEVTVTEMQGQQIASTSNFEDYKEVAGILFPYKIMQTVGPQSFEFIVSEIKVNDGVSPADFE; encoded by the coding sequence ATGAAAACTACATATATATTATTCTTAACATTATTCTCGGTAATTACTCTACAAGCACAGGTAGACCGTTCAGTTATGCCAACACCTGGACCTGCGCCTGAAATTAACTTGGGAGAACCGCAATCTTTCAACCTCAACAACGGATTAAAAGTATTGGTAGTTGAAAACCATAAACTACCAAGAGTATCTATGCAATTATCAATTGACAACCCGCCAATTTTAGAAGGTGACAAAGCTGGCACAGCTAGTTTAACCGGCAGTCTCTTAGGGCTAGGATCTAAAAATATAACAAAGGAAGCCTTCAATGAAGAAATCGATTTTTTAGGGGCTAGACTATATTTTAGTTCTCAAGGCGCTTATGCACAATCGCTTTCTAAATACTTTTCTAGAATGATGGAGCTTATGGCAGACGCGGCTATAAATCCGAATTTTACTCAAGAGGAATTTGACAAGGAAAAGGATAAACTTATTACCGGATTAAAATCTGAGGAGAAAGTAGTTTCTTCGATTTCTAGTAGAGTTCAAAGGGCTTTAGCCTACGGCAAAAATCATCCTTATGGAGAATTTACTACCGAAGAAACCGTAAACAATGTAACCCTTGGTGATGTCGAAGAGTTTTACAGAGAATATTTTGTACCTGCAAATGCCTATTTAATTGTAATTGGTGATGTGAATTTTGAAGAAGTAAAGACTTTGACAGAAACTTATTTTACATCTTGGACGAAAGCCGTGCCACCAAGTTTCTCTTATTCTCAACCTAAAAATGTACCAAATACGCAAATCAATTTTGTTGATATGCCAAATGCCGTACAGTCAGAAATTACTGTACAGAATATTGTAAACCTAAAAATGAGTGATGACGATTACATTGCTGCATTATTAGCCAATCAAATTTTAGGTGGTGGTTCTGACAGTAGAATAAATCTTAATCTTAGAGAAGACAAGGGATATACTTACGGTGCATATTCGTCTCTTGGAAATGATAAATACGGACCATCTAGATTTGCCGCTTCTGTTGAAGTAAGAAATACGGTTACAGATAGTTCAGTTGTACAATTATTAAAAGAGATTGAACTCATTAACACACAACCTGTAAAAGACGAAGAACTTAAAACCACAAAGGCATTATATGCCGGTAGTTTTATAATGGCTCTAGAAGACCCAGAAACAATTGCTAGGTATGCTTTGAACGTTGAGAAAGAAAATCTATCTAAAGATTTTTACAAAACATTTTTAGAGAAACTAGATAAGATTAGCAAAGAAGAAGTAGAAACAGCTGCTAAAAAATATTTCAATGTTGATAACGCCAGAGTAATTGTCGTTGGTAAAGGCAGTGATATTCTTTCTAGTCTACAAAATATAAACTTCAAAGGAAAGAAGCTTCCCGTGCTTGCTTACTCTAAAACTGCCGACAGAGTTGAAACTCCAGATTACAATGCAGCTATACCTACAGATGTATCTGCGCAATCTGTACTTGAAAAATATATTGAGGCTATTGGTGGAAAATCAAAACTAGAAGGTGTTAACACGTTAGCAATGATGGCTGAAGCAGAAATGCAAGGCATGAAGCTTAATTTGAACATCAAAAAAACATCTAGCGACCAACTAATGCAAGATGTACAAATGATGGGTAATTCAGTTAGCAAACAAGTACTTAATGGCGATAAAGGATATATGATCGTACAAGGGCAGCGTAAGGATCTTGCTGGTGAAGAAATAAAAACCTTTAAAGGTGAATCTGCTCCATTTTCTGAACTCCAATTATTAAGTGACAACACCATTACTTTGGAAGGCATGGAAATGGTTGGTGATAAAAATGCCTACAAACTTAAAGTTGGCGAAAACAAATCTGCTTTCTATGATGCCGAAACCGGACTTAAGCTACAAGAGGTGACAGTAACTGAAATGCAAGGCCAGCAAATTGCAAGTACTTCTAATTTTGAAGATTACAAAGAGGTAGCTGGTATATTGTTTCCTTATAAAATAATGCAGACTGTTGGACCACAATCCTTTGAATTTATAGTTTCAGAAATCAAAGTAAATGATGGCGTATCGCCTGCTGATTTTGAATAA